The DNA region CTCGCGCGCGGCGGGGTCCGCGTGACCGGGGCCGGGGCCGGGGACACGGCCGGGGAGGACGCGGCCGCGGAGGGCGGGCCGGTGCCCCCGGCGGCGCGGGCCGACGCCCTGGCCGGCGGCGTCGGCGGCCCGGCCGCGCTCGGCCCGCTGCTGGCCGCGGTCCTCGACGCGCTGGAGCGCGGCGCCACCCGGAGGGGCGGACCGCTGCCCGTCGGCAGCCCCGGCGACGTCGCCGCCCGGGTCGCCGCCGCGCTCGCCACAGAGCCCGGCCCGGACGCGCTCGCCCGTCTCACCGAACTGCTCGCCCACGGCGCCGCCGACCCCGCCGACCCGTTCTGCGCCGCGCACCTGCACTGCCCGCCGCTCGCCGTGGCCGTCGCCGCCGACCTCGCCGTCAGCGCGCTCAACCCCTCCCAGGACTCCTGGGACCAGGCCCCCGCCGCGACCGCGCTGGAGACCGCGCTGCTCGCCGAACTCGCCGCCCTCGTCGGCTACGACCCGGCCCACGCCGCCGGAGTGCTCACCTCCGGCGGCACCGAGTCCAACCTGATGGGCCTGATGCTCGCCCGCGACCAGCGGCTCGACGGCATCGTCGAACTGGACGGCCTCCCGGCCGGCGCCGCGCCCCGGATCTTCGCCTCCCGGGCCGCGCACTTCTCCGTCCAGCGCGCCGCCGCCCTGCTCGGTCTCGGCGAACGCGCCGTCGTCCCCGTCCCCGTCGACCGGGAGCTGCGGATGGACCCGGCCGCACTGGCCCACGCCATGGCCACGGAGAGCTGGGCCGGCCACACCCCGGTCGCCGTGGTCGCCACCGCCGGCACCACCGACACCGGCGCCGTCGACCCGCTGCCCGAACTCGCCGACCTCGCCGCGCGCTACGGGGCCTGGCTGCACG from Kitasatospora sp. NBC_00458 includes:
- a CDS encoding pyridoxal phosphate-dependent decarboxylase family protein, giving the protein MPPAARADALAGGVGGPAALGPLLAAVLDALERGATRRGGPLPVGSPGDVAARVAAALATEPGPDALARLTELLAHGAADPADPFCAAHLHCPPLAVAVAADLAVSALNPSQDSWDQAPAATALETALLAELAALVGYDPAHAAGVLTSGGTESNLMGLMLARDQRLDGIVELDGLPAGAAPRIFASRAAHFSVQRAAALLGLGERAVVPVPVDRELRMDPAALAHAMATESWAGHTPVAVVATAGTTDTGAVDPLPELADLAARYGAWLHVDAAYGGGALLSDRLAPLLDGIARADSVSLDWHKLGWQPAAAGVFLVRRAETYVSLARRAEYLNPADDEQAGYPSLLGQSLRTTRRADAFKLAVTLRTLGRAGLGRLVDACHDLARGAAAAVRADPELELHAEPVLTALLFRYCPRDARGTLAARPAGPVSPAGPADPVGPVDFADLAALDRVNAELRRLLLREGRAVVGRTELPGEGPGRVRLKLTLLNPHTTPDEVTALLREVVLAGREAWAGRAG